One window from the genome of Sardina pilchardus chromosome 12, fSarPil1.1, whole genome shotgun sequence encodes:
- the map3k7 gene encoding mitogen-activated protein kinase kinase kinase 7 isoform X4 — protein MSVPSADMIETPPGYPFEEIDYRDIDVEEVVGRGAFGVVCKAKWRGKDVAIKTIESESERKAFQVELRQLSRVNHPNIVKLYGSCNNPVCLVMEYAEGGSLYNVLHGAEPLPHYTASHAMSWCLQCSQGVSYLHGMKPKALIHRDLKPPNLLLVAHGTVLKICDFGTACDIQTHMTNNKGSAAWMAPEVFEGNNYSEKCDVFSWGIILWEVITRRKPFDEIGGPAFRIMWAVHNGTRPPLIKNLPKPIESLMTRCWSKDPSQRPSMEEIVKIMVHLMKYFPRADEPLQYPYQQYSDEGQSNSATSTGSYVDYTCTSTSNKSDNNMEHSNSPGSNDTIKIMETKCAPIKPKPDPLRSLPLSRGGSVESLSGRTQCLPSSDSKRMSADLSENAFSPAATCESQRRRSVQDLPGVVTESQGSRSSSRSSSPSVRITPDKTDTNGSDNSIPMAYLTLDHQLQPLAPCPNSKESMAVFEQHCKMAQEYLKVQTEIALLIQRKKELIAELDQDEKDQQNTSRLVQEHKKLLEENKSLSTYYQKCKKQLELIRAQQQKRQGTS, from the exons ATGTCTGTTCCTTCTGCCGATATGATTGAAACACCACCTGGATATCCTTTTGAAGAAATCGATTATAGGGATATTGACGTTGAAGAG GTGGTGGGCCGAGGTGcctttggtgttgtttgtaAAGCCAAGTGGAGAGGCAAAGATGTCGCAATCAAAACGATAGAGAGTGAATCTGAGAGGAAAGCCTTTCAAGTGGAG TTGCGGCAGCTCTCTCGTGTGAACCATCCCAACATTGTGAAGTTGTATGGCTCATGCAACAACCCA GTATGTCTGGTAATGGAATATGCAGAGGGTGGCTCTCTGTATAATG TGCTGCATGGTGCCGAACCCCTCCCCCATTACACGGCCTCCCATGCCATGAGCTGGTGTTTACAATGCTCCCAGGGAGTCTCCTATCTACATGGCATGAAACCAAAGGCTCTCATTCACAGGGACCTCAAGCCACCCAA CCTCCTTCTGGTAGCTCATGGCACGGTGCTGAAGATCTGTGACTTTGGAACAGCGTGTGACATTCAGACCCATATGACTAACAATAAAGGCAGCGCTGCGTGGATGGCCCCTGAGGTGTTTGAAGGCAA taaTTACAGTGAGAAGTGTGACGTGTTCAGCTGGGGCATCATCCTCTGGGAGGTCATCACTCGCCGGAAGCCCTTTGATGAGATAGGAGGCCCAGCCTTCCGCATCATGTGGGCCGTCCACAATG GCACACGCCCACCACTTATCAAGAACCTGCCCAAGCCCATCGAGAGTCTGATGACCCGCTGCTGGTCCAAAGACCCGTCACAGCGGCCCTCCATGGAGGAGATCGTGAAGATCATGGTCCACCTGATGAAG TACTTCCCCCGAGCTGACGAGCCCCTGCAGTACCCATACCAGCAGTATTCAGATGAAGGACAGAGCAACTCGGCCACCAGCACAG GCTCATATGTGGACTACAcctgcaccagcaccagcaacaAGAGTGACAACAATATGGAACACAGTAACTCTCCAGGGAGCAATGACACCATCAAGATCATGGAGACAAAGTGCGCACCCATCAAACCAAAG CCGGACCCCTTGCGCAGCCTGCCCCTGTCCAGGGGGGGCAGTGTGGAGAGCCTTTCCGGGAGAACACAGTGCCTGCCCTCCTCCGACAGCAAGAGAATGAGCGCCGACCTCTCAGAGAATGCCTTTTCTCCTGCAG CTACCTGTGAGTCTCAGAGACGCAGATCTGTGCAGGACCTCCCAGGGGTCGTCACCGAGTCTCAG GGGAgtaggagcagcagcaggtctTCCAGCCCCAGCGTGAGGATTACTCCAGACAAGACAG ATACCAACGGCTCAGACAACTCCATTCCCATGGCATATTTGACTCTAGACCACCAGCTGCAG CCCCTGGCTCCATGTCCCAACTCTAAAGAATCCATGGCTGTGTTCGAGCAGCACTGCAAAATGGCACAGGAGTACTTGAAAGTCCAGACCGAAATTGCCTTGCTGATCCAGAGAAA GAAGGAGCTGATCGCGGAGCTGGACCAGGACGAGAAGGACCAGCAGAACACGTCGCGCCTGGTGCAGGAGCACAAGAAGCTGCTGGAGGAGAACAAGTCGCTGTCCACCTACTACCAGAAGTGCAAGAAGCAGCTGGAGCTGATCCGCGCGCAGCAGCAGAAGAGGCAGGGCACGTCCTGA
- the map3k7 gene encoding mitogen-activated protein kinase kinase kinase 7 isoform X3 translates to MSVPSADMIETPPGYPFEEIDYRDIDVEEVVGRGAFGVVCKAKWRGKDVAIKTIESESERKAFQVELRQLSRVNHPNIVKLYGSCNNPVSSEVCLVMEYAEGGSLYNVLHGAEPLPHYTASHAMSWCLQCSQGVSYLHGMKPKALIHRDLKPPNLLLVAHGTVLKICDFGTACDIQTHMTNNKGSAAWMAPEVFEGNNYSEKCDVFSWGIILWEVITRRKPFDEIGGPAFRIMWAVHNGTRPPLIKNLPKPIESLMTRCWSKDPSQRPSMEEIVKIMVHLMKYFPRADEPLQYPYQQYSDEGQSNSATSTGSYVDYTCTSTSNKSDNNMEHSNSPGSNDTIKIMETKCAPIKPKPDPLRSLPLSRGGSVESLSGRTQCLPSSDSKRMSADLSENAFSPAATCESQRRRSVQDLPGVVTESQGSRSSSRSSSPSVRITPDKTDTNGSDNSIPMAYLTLDHQLQPLAPCPNSKESMAVFEQHCKMAQEYLKVQTEIALLIQRKKELIAELDQDEKDQQNTSRLVQEHKKLLEENKSLSTYYQKCKKQLELIRAQQQKRQGTS, encoded by the exons ATGTCTGTTCCTTCTGCCGATATGATTGAAACACCACCTGGATATCCTTTTGAAGAAATCGATTATAGGGATATTGACGTTGAAGAG GTGGTGGGCCGAGGTGcctttggtgttgtttgtaAAGCCAAGTGGAGAGGCAAAGATGTCGCAATCAAAACGATAGAGAGTGAATCTGAGAGGAAAGCCTTTCAAGTGGAG TTGCGGCAGCTCTCTCGTGTGAACCATCCCAACATTGTGAAGTTGTATGGCTCATGCAACAACCCAGTAAGTTCAGAG GTATGTCTGGTAATGGAATATGCAGAGGGTGGCTCTCTGTATAATG TGCTGCATGGTGCCGAACCCCTCCCCCATTACACGGCCTCCCATGCCATGAGCTGGTGTTTACAATGCTCCCAGGGAGTCTCCTATCTACATGGCATGAAACCAAAGGCTCTCATTCACAGGGACCTCAAGCCACCCAA CCTCCTTCTGGTAGCTCATGGCACGGTGCTGAAGATCTGTGACTTTGGAACAGCGTGTGACATTCAGACCCATATGACTAACAATAAAGGCAGCGCTGCGTGGATGGCCCCTGAGGTGTTTGAAGGCAA taaTTACAGTGAGAAGTGTGACGTGTTCAGCTGGGGCATCATCCTCTGGGAGGTCATCACTCGCCGGAAGCCCTTTGATGAGATAGGAGGCCCAGCCTTCCGCATCATGTGGGCCGTCCACAATG GCACACGCCCACCACTTATCAAGAACCTGCCCAAGCCCATCGAGAGTCTGATGACCCGCTGCTGGTCCAAAGACCCGTCACAGCGGCCCTCCATGGAGGAGATCGTGAAGATCATGGTCCACCTGATGAAG TACTTCCCCCGAGCTGACGAGCCCCTGCAGTACCCATACCAGCAGTATTCAGATGAAGGACAGAGCAACTCGGCCACCAGCACAG GCTCATATGTGGACTACAcctgcaccagcaccagcaacaAGAGTGACAACAATATGGAACACAGTAACTCTCCAGGGAGCAATGACACCATCAAGATCATGGAGACAAAGTGCGCACCCATCAAACCAAAG CCGGACCCCTTGCGCAGCCTGCCCCTGTCCAGGGGGGGCAGTGTGGAGAGCCTTTCCGGGAGAACACAGTGCCTGCCCTCCTCCGACAGCAAGAGAATGAGCGCCGACCTCTCAGAGAATGCCTTTTCTCCTGCAG CTACCTGTGAGTCTCAGAGACGCAGATCTGTGCAGGACCTCCCAGGGGTCGTCACCGAGTCTCAG GGGAgtaggagcagcagcaggtctTCCAGCCCCAGCGTGAGGATTACTCCAGACAAGACAG ATACCAACGGCTCAGACAACTCCATTCCCATGGCATATTTGACTCTAGACCACCAGCTGCAG CCCCTGGCTCCATGTCCCAACTCTAAAGAATCCATGGCTGTGTTCGAGCAGCACTGCAAAATGGCACAGGAGTACTTGAAAGTCCAGACCGAAATTGCCTTGCTGATCCAGAGAAA GAAGGAGCTGATCGCGGAGCTGGACCAGGACGAGAAGGACCAGCAGAACACGTCGCGCCTGGTGCAGGAGCACAAGAAGCTGCTGGAGGAGAACAAGTCGCTGTCCACCTACTACCAGAAGTGCAAGAAGCAGCTGGAGCTGATCCGCGCGCAGCAGCAGAAGAGGCAGGGCACGTCCTGA
- the map3k7 gene encoding mitogen-activated protein kinase kinase kinase 7 isoform X2, which yields MSVPSADMIETPPGYPFEEIDYRDIDVEEVVGRGAFGVVCKAKWRGKDVAIKTIESESERKAFQVELRQLSRVNHPNIVKLYGSCNNPVCLVMEYAEGGSLYNVLHGAEPLPHYTASHAMSWCLQCSQGVSYLHGMKPKALIHRDLKPPNLLLVAHGTVLKICDFGTACDIQTHMTNNKGSAAWMAPEVFEGNNYSEKCDVFSWGIILWEVITRRKPFDEIGGPAFRIMWAVHNGTRPPLIKNLPKPIESLMTRCWSKDPSQRPSMEEIVKIMVHLMKYFPRADEPLQYPYQQYSDEGQSNSATSTGSYVDYTCTSTSNKSDNNMEHSNSPGSNDTIKIMETKCAPIKPKPDPLRSLPLSRGGSVESLSGRTQCLPSSDSKRMSADLSENAFSPAARPQYKRGHRKTASFGTILDVPKIVVTATCESQRRRSVQDLPGVVTESQGSRSSSRSSSPSVRITPDKTDTNGSDNSIPMAYLTLDHQLQPLAPCPNSKESMAVFEQHCKMAQEYLKVQTEIALLIQRKKELIAELDQDEKDQQNTSRLVQEHKKLLEENKSLSTYYQKCKKQLELIRAQQQKRQGTS from the exons ATGTCTGTTCCTTCTGCCGATATGATTGAAACACCACCTGGATATCCTTTTGAAGAAATCGATTATAGGGATATTGACGTTGAAGAG GTGGTGGGCCGAGGTGcctttggtgttgtttgtaAAGCCAAGTGGAGAGGCAAAGATGTCGCAATCAAAACGATAGAGAGTGAATCTGAGAGGAAAGCCTTTCAAGTGGAG TTGCGGCAGCTCTCTCGTGTGAACCATCCCAACATTGTGAAGTTGTATGGCTCATGCAACAACCCA GTATGTCTGGTAATGGAATATGCAGAGGGTGGCTCTCTGTATAATG TGCTGCATGGTGCCGAACCCCTCCCCCATTACACGGCCTCCCATGCCATGAGCTGGTGTTTACAATGCTCCCAGGGAGTCTCCTATCTACATGGCATGAAACCAAAGGCTCTCATTCACAGGGACCTCAAGCCACCCAA CCTCCTTCTGGTAGCTCATGGCACGGTGCTGAAGATCTGTGACTTTGGAACAGCGTGTGACATTCAGACCCATATGACTAACAATAAAGGCAGCGCTGCGTGGATGGCCCCTGAGGTGTTTGAAGGCAA taaTTACAGTGAGAAGTGTGACGTGTTCAGCTGGGGCATCATCCTCTGGGAGGTCATCACTCGCCGGAAGCCCTTTGATGAGATAGGAGGCCCAGCCTTCCGCATCATGTGGGCCGTCCACAATG GCACACGCCCACCACTTATCAAGAACCTGCCCAAGCCCATCGAGAGTCTGATGACCCGCTGCTGGTCCAAAGACCCGTCACAGCGGCCCTCCATGGAGGAGATCGTGAAGATCATGGTCCACCTGATGAAG TACTTCCCCCGAGCTGACGAGCCCCTGCAGTACCCATACCAGCAGTATTCAGATGAAGGACAGAGCAACTCGGCCACCAGCACAG GCTCATATGTGGACTACAcctgcaccagcaccagcaacaAGAGTGACAACAATATGGAACACAGTAACTCTCCAGGGAGCAATGACACCATCAAGATCATGGAGACAAAGTGCGCACCCATCAAACCAAAG CCGGACCCCTTGCGCAGCCTGCCCCTGTCCAGGGGGGGCAGTGTGGAGAGCCTTTCCGGGAGAACACAGTGCCTGCCCTCCTCCGACAGCAAGAGAATGAGCGCCGACCTCTCAGAGAATGCCTTTTCTCCTGCAG CACGCCCCCAGTATAAACGAGGTCACCGTAAAACGGCGTCGTTTGGCACCATTCTTGATGTCCCCAAGATCGTCGTCACAG CTACCTGTGAGTCTCAGAGACGCAGATCTGTGCAGGACCTCCCAGGGGTCGTCACCGAGTCTCAG GGGAgtaggagcagcagcaggtctTCCAGCCCCAGCGTGAGGATTACTCCAGACAAGACAG ATACCAACGGCTCAGACAACTCCATTCCCATGGCATATTTGACTCTAGACCACCAGCTGCAG CCCCTGGCTCCATGTCCCAACTCTAAAGAATCCATGGCTGTGTTCGAGCAGCACTGCAAAATGGCACAGGAGTACTTGAAAGTCCAGACCGAAATTGCCTTGCTGATCCAGAGAAA GAAGGAGCTGATCGCGGAGCTGGACCAGGACGAGAAGGACCAGCAGAACACGTCGCGCCTGGTGCAGGAGCACAAGAAGCTGCTGGAGGAGAACAAGTCGCTGTCCACCTACTACCAGAAGTGCAAGAAGCAGCTGGAGCTGATCCGCGCGCAGCAGCAGAAGAGGCAGGGCACGTCCTGA
- the map3k7 gene encoding mitogen-activated protein kinase kinase kinase 7 isoform X1, translating to MSVPSADMIETPPGYPFEEIDYRDIDVEEVVGRGAFGVVCKAKWRGKDVAIKTIESESERKAFQVELRQLSRVNHPNIVKLYGSCNNPVSSEVCLVMEYAEGGSLYNVLHGAEPLPHYTASHAMSWCLQCSQGVSYLHGMKPKALIHRDLKPPNLLLVAHGTVLKICDFGTACDIQTHMTNNKGSAAWMAPEVFEGNNYSEKCDVFSWGIILWEVITRRKPFDEIGGPAFRIMWAVHNGTRPPLIKNLPKPIESLMTRCWSKDPSQRPSMEEIVKIMVHLMKYFPRADEPLQYPYQQYSDEGQSNSATSTGSYVDYTCTSTSNKSDNNMEHSNSPGSNDTIKIMETKCAPIKPKPDPLRSLPLSRGGSVESLSGRTQCLPSSDSKRMSADLSENAFSPAARPQYKRGHRKTASFGTILDVPKIVVTATCESQRRRSVQDLPGVVTESQGSRSSSRSSSPSVRITPDKTDTNGSDNSIPMAYLTLDHQLQPLAPCPNSKESMAVFEQHCKMAQEYLKVQTEIALLIQRKKELIAELDQDEKDQQNTSRLVQEHKKLLEENKSLSTYYQKCKKQLELIRAQQQKRQGTS from the exons ATGTCTGTTCCTTCTGCCGATATGATTGAAACACCACCTGGATATCCTTTTGAAGAAATCGATTATAGGGATATTGACGTTGAAGAG GTGGTGGGCCGAGGTGcctttggtgttgtttgtaAAGCCAAGTGGAGAGGCAAAGATGTCGCAATCAAAACGATAGAGAGTGAATCTGAGAGGAAAGCCTTTCAAGTGGAG TTGCGGCAGCTCTCTCGTGTGAACCATCCCAACATTGTGAAGTTGTATGGCTCATGCAACAACCCAGTAAGTTCAGAG GTATGTCTGGTAATGGAATATGCAGAGGGTGGCTCTCTGTATAATG TGCTGCATGGTGCCGAACCCCTCCCCCATTACACGGCCTCCCATGCCATGAGCTGGTGTTTACAATGCTCCCAGGGAGTCTCCTATCTACATGGCATGAAACCAAAGGCTCTCATTCACAGGGACCTCAAGCCACCCAA CCTCCTTCTGGTAGCTCATGGCACGGTGCTGAAGATCTGTGACTTTGGAACAGCGTGTGACATTCAGACCCATATGACTAACAATAAAGGCAGCGCTGCGTGGATGGCCCCTGAGGTGTTTGAAGGCAA taaTTACAGTGAGAAGTGTGACGTGTTCAGCTGGGGCATCATCCTCTGGGAGGTCATCACTCGCCGGAAGCCCTTTGATGAGATAGGAGGCCCAGCCTTCCGCATCATGTGGGCCGTCCACAATG GCACACGCCCACCACTTATCAAGAACCTGCCCAAGCCCATCGAGAGTCTGATGACCCGCTGCTGGTCCAAAGACCCGTCACAGCGGCCCTCCATGGAGGAGATCGTGAAGATCATGGTCCACCTGATGAAG TACTTCCCCCGAGCTGACGAGCCCCTGCAGTACCCATACCAGCAGTATTCAGATGAAGGACAGAGCAACTCGGCCACCAGCACAG GCTCATATGTGGACTACAcctgcaccagcaccagcaacaAGAGTGACAACAATATGGAACACAGTAACTCTCCAGGGAGCAATGACACCATCAAGATCATGGAGACAAAGTGCGCACCCATCAAACCAAAG CCGGACCCCTTGCGCAGCCTGCCCCTGTCCAGGGGGGGCAGTGTGGAGAGCCTTTCCGGGAGAACACAGTGCCTGCCCTCCTCCGACAGCAAGAGAATGAGCGCCGACCTCTCAGAGAATGCCTTTTCTCCTGCAG CACGCCCCCAGTATAAACGAGGTCACCGTAAAACGGCGTCGTTTGGCACCATTCTTGATGTCCCCAAGATCGTCGTCACAG CTACCTGTGAGTCTCAGAGACGCAGATCTGTGCAGGACCTCCCAGGGGTCGTCACCGAGTCTCAG GGGAgtaggagcagcagcaggtctTCCAGCCCCAGCGTGAGGATTACTCCAGACAAGACAG ATACCAACGGCTCAGACAACTCCATTCCCATGGCATATTTGACTCTAGACCACCAGCTGCAG CCCCTGGCTCCATGTCCCAACTCTAAAGAATCCATGGCTGTGTTCGAGCAGCACTGCAAAATGGCACAGGAGTACTTGAAAGTCCAGACCGAAATTGCCTTGCTGATCCAGAGAAA GAAGGAGCTGATCGCGGAGCTGGACCAGGACGAGAAGGACCAGCAGAACACGTCGCGCCTGGTGCAGGAGCACAAGAAGCTGCTGGAGGAGAACAAGTCGCTGTCCACCTACTACCAGAAGTGCAAGAAGCAGCTGGAGCTGATCCGCGCGCAGCAGCAGAAGAGGCAGGGCACGTCCTGA